The Neurospora crassa OR74A linkage group IV, whole genome shotgun sequence genome has a segment encoding these proteins:
- a CDS encoding exocyst complex protein EXO70 produces the protein MAVGLINGRLAADEEARAEVDVLNSRLEKTSQLTKKIQACLARLDATGKSVRDVAGPLSGETRKLQVLGNNIDAVIAAIEKLRSPADSKNDEEQIIRMGPEKAGLPNYLASIKRLNKALNDMKASNLRSTQQTVADLQRLVKTGNSQLESSFDKLLRSETPRAIEPLHYLTKNMPFPVLSQEKITRLGLMNSYLTGVHQQNTGAGSSQESPVIKIYAEVRAQYLLSTLGNLATASTNTAKKKTPEAVYKAGTNGMGTYAQAMEGLFLAEYDNICSIFMREDWGPVFQATCQPALVELGRTLRELNSHIKSHITTDCYLAYEIVEIISSLSSNLENRTGELKSSLAAALKPIRETAKSSLVDLLEETKRQVNSLQTLPADGAPTPLATQTMQRLQSMVNFLRPISSIMISIGDGGWKSAAASKGGATDTIPSLVSFDVGADGQEIFAHYCADTIETLLSSLDARARVLYQQKKAVIGVFLANNVTVIERMINESGLVTLLQSRLQVLDVWRKKATALYTETCKEISIHLFDTVHTNRTARPGSGQGMVSSASIMKGLSSKDKEKIKGMFTAFNSGFEDMVARHKQFTMEKEVRQMLAQDVQHMLEPLYNRFWDRYHEIDKGKGKYVKYDKGSIAAVFRSLY, from the exons ATGGCTGTCGGCCTCATCAACGGCCGCCTCGCTGCCGACGAGGAAGCCCGGGCAGAAGTTGACGTCCTCAACTCGCGCCTCGAAAAGACATCCCAACTCACAAAGAAGATTCAGGCCTGCCTGGCCAGGCTGGATGCCACCGGCAAGAGTGTTCGGGATGTTGCCGGGCCTCTCAGTGGCGAGACTAGGAAGCTTCAAGTTCTGGGCAACA ACATCGACGCCGTTATCGCCGCCATAGAAAAACTACGATCCCCCGCCGACAGTAAGAATGACGAAGAACAAATCATCCGCATGGGCCCTGAAAAGGCTGGCCTCCCCAACTACCTGGCATCTATCAAGCGCCTGAACAAGGCATTGAATGACATGAAGGCTTCCAATCTTCGATCAACGCAGCAGACCGTCGCCGACCTTCAGCGTCTAGTCAAGACTGGAAATTCCCAGCTCGAGAGTTCATTCGACAAACTACTACGGAGCGAAACACCCCGAGCCATCGAGCCTCTGCACTATCTCACCAAGAACATGCCCTTCCCGGTGCTCTCCCAAGAAAAGATCACCAGGCTAGGTCTCATGAACTCGTACCTAACCGGGGTGCACCAACAGAACACTGGGGCAGGAAGCTCGCAAGAGTCGCCCGTCATCAAGATCTATGCCGAAGTCCGGGCTCAGTACCTGCTATCAACTTTGGGCAACCTGGCTACGGCAAGCACCAACACAGCCAAGAAAAAGACTCCAGAGGCAGTATACAAGGCGGGCACCAACGGTATGGGAACCTACGCCCAGGCCATGGAGGGTCTATTCCTAGCCGAATACGACAACATCTGCAGCATCTTCATGAGGGAGGACTGGGGCCCTGTCTTTCAGGCAACATGTCAACCAGCCCTGGTGGAGCTGGGCAGGACCCTTCGGGAACTGAACAGCCACATCAAGTCGCATATCACCACAGACTGCTACCTCGCATATGAGATCGTCGAGATCATTTCCAGTCTGTCCAGTAACCTTGAGAACCGAACGGGCGAGCTGAAGAGCTCTCTTGCTGCGGCCCTGAAGCCCATCCGGGAAACGGCCAAATCATCGCTCGTCGACTTGCTCGAGGAGACCAAGCGCCAAGTCAACAGCCTGCAGACGCTGCCCGCGGATGGCGCGCCCACCCCGCTCGCAACACAAACCATGCAGCGGTTGCAGTCCATGGTCAACTTCTTGCGGCCGATATCCAGCATCATGATTTCCATTGGCGATGGCGGCTGGAAGTCGGCCGCTGCGTCCAAAGGAGGGGCTACTGATACCATCCCCAGCCTCGTTTCGTTCGATGTCGGTGCGGACGGGCAAGAGATCTTTGCCCACTACTGTGCCGACACCATCGAGACCCTCCTTTCTTCGCTGGATGCCCGTGCTCGTGTCCTATatcagcagaagaaggcagTCATTGGTGTGTTCCTGGCTAACAATGTCACCGTCATTGAGCGTATGATCAACGAATCTGGCCTGGTAACCCTTCTCCAGTCTCGCCTTCAAGTGCTCGACGTATGGAGAAAGAAAGCCACTGCTCTCTACACCGAGACCTGCAAGGAAATCAGTATCCATCTGTTTGATACGGTCCATACCAACCGCACCGCGCGCCCGGGTTCCGGTCAGGGCATGGTAAGCTCGGCTTCGATCATGAAGGGCCTCAGCTCCAAGGATAAGGAGAAAATCAAAGGCATGTTTACGGCCTTCAATTCCGGCTTCGAGGACATGGTTGCCCGTCACAAGCAGTTCACCATGGAGAAAGAGGTGCGCCAGATGCTTGCACAGGATGTTCAACACATGCTCGAGCCACTTTACAATCGATTTTGGGATCGTTACCACGAGATCgacaagggaaagggaaaataCGTCAAGTACGACAAAGGGTCGATCGCTGCTGTTTTCCGCAGTCTTTACTGA